In Dendropsophus ebraccatus isolate aDenEbr1 chromosome 14, aDenEbr1.pat, whole genome shotgun sequence, the following proteins share a genomic window:
- the SALL4 gene encoding sal-like protein 4 isoform X1, whose product MSRRKQAKPQQLNSEGQPGASSADAQDCPSDTDGERSVKRCRIEETHVCEKCCAEFFDQSEFLEHKKNCTKNPPVLIMNVGDGEGTPEVYPTATAESGDAEPAESKPLQEGLSKSSTVLAERMDGKVDSANKMTSQSAPKANGFGYLPKTTVSNTNVTLQTINTTKVAVNQHASDGICNPANSANTIPMILEQLVCLQQQQLQQIQLTEQIRIQIAMMTPNSLHPSIAAATDPLKALGAHLSQQLTAAVALIGQKAGTQNLTLETLKQSKLPHTTIPVAASGAVPIRLSNSLIKPEVTRGIPTSVSRFTNPVLPHSPGTVIFQNPLGVTDPAKKLKSKFPGVTMAEGKPNNEDQFFRHKCKFCGKVFGNDSALQIHLRSHTGERPYKCNICGNRFTTKGNLKVHFQRHREKYPHIRMNPYPVPEHLDNVPTTTGIPYGMSVPLDESNVIIDTKPGVTSLPSSGLTTSNVASLGDSSGASLPLNLQSKPSPGSEGESVSSGVVGHESGTDQSLNSPSASEQGSETSKLQQLVENIDKSGSDPNECLICHRILSCPSSLKMHYRTHTGERPFKCKICGRAFSTKSNLKTHYGVHRANTPSKAQHSCPICQKKFTNAVVLQQHIRMHMGGQIPNTPVSEDACEDADIDSSMNDEKNGDLNSLTDDIDDIDMEEDSELGDGPLGSKPPTPQSEVQAGSPAQLSEHASQDNALPLSPALNLQRQNSVKSIDNGSLESDGQTNDSSSVGDQEYQNGKSPTQSELRGFSPTNSQDDSLPSKSPPLFNGHDVLSASSKAEKSENGSNDTEGDGALDLTNCNLVRKIKEEPGLHHNGDSGRSSHVYIGPPPTLIKVEMPTDRVLGTTQFITPSTLSPGITPLIAPQRRSAKQHICLTCNKNFSSASALQIHERTHTGEKPFACTICGRAFTTKGNLKVHVGTHMWNNSARRGRRLSMDNQMPALGNDSKKVAEIFPKYLVPPAVGIDPAVWNQYATVLSNGLAMKTNEISVIQSGGIPSLPVSNGGAPIISMATVSNIDVSQSGGGQSMSEMEEKTVESAPKHQFSHFMEENIAVN is encoded by the exons ctGACGCTCAAGACTGTCCAAGCGATACCGATGGAGAGAGAAGTGTGAAGCGTTGCAGGATAGAAGAGACGCATGTCTGTGAAAAATGCTGTGCCGAGTTCTTTGACCAGTCAGAGTTTTTAGAACATAAGAAGAACTGCACCAAAAATCCACCAGTCCTGATCATGAACGTGGGTGACGGTGAGGGGACACCAGAGGTCTACCCCACAGCGACAGCTGAAAGTGGTGATGCCGAGCCTGCCGAGAGTAAACCCCTACAAGAAGGACTCTCAAAGAGCTCCACCGTTTTAGCAGAGAGGATGGATGGAAAAGTGGACTCTGCAAATAAAATGACTTCTCAGTCTGCTCCTAAGGCTAATGGGTTTGGCTACCTGCCTAAAACAACTGTCTCCAACACTAATGTGACTCTGCAAACTATCAATACTACTAAAGTAGCTGTTAATCAACACGCGTCAGATGGCATCTGTAATCCAGCAAACAGCGCCAACACCATACCAATGATTCTGGAACAACTGGTATGCCTGCAGCAGCAGCAACTTCAGCAGATTCAGCTTACGGAGCAAATTCGCATTCAGATAGCTATGATGACTCCTAACTCCTTGCACCCTTCcatagctgcagccactgatcccCTCAAGGCATTAGGCGCCCATTTATCCCAGCAGCTTACGGCTGCTGTTGCCCTAATCGGACAGAAAGCTGGAACGCAAAACTTGACACTCGAGACTCTTAAACAATCCAAACTACCTCATACCACCATACCTGTGGCAGCATCGGGGGCTGTGCCAATTCGACTCTCAAACTCTCTTATAAAGCCGGAGGTCACAAGGGGAATTCCTACTTCTGTTTCCCGATTCACAAACCCTGTCCTACCTCATTCTCCTGGAACCGTCATCTTCCAGAATCCCCTTGGTGTGACTGATCCAGCAAAAAAACTGAAAAGCAAGTTTCCTGGTGTTACTATGGCCGAAGGGAAGCCCAATAATGAGGATCAGTTCTTTAGGCATAAATGTAAGTTCTGTGGCAAGGTTTTTGGCAATGACAGTGCGCTGCAGATACACCTGCGTTCCCACACTGGTGAGAGACCATACAAGTGCAACATTTGTGGCAACAGATTTACTACGAAAGGAAACTTGAAGGTTCATTTCCAGCGCCACAGAGAGAAGTATCCCCACATAAGAATGAACCCATATCCTGTTCCTGAGCATCTGGACAATGTCCCAACAACAACCGGGATCCCATATGGGATGTCTGTCCCGCTGGATGAATCTAATGTAATTATCGATACAAAACCTGGAGTGACAAGTCTTCCCAGTTCTGGGTTAACCACATCAAATGTGGCTAGTTTAGGCGACTCCTCAGGAGCCTCTCTTCCATTAAACCTGCAGTCCAAGCCATCGCCAGGCAGCGAAGGTGAATCTGTGTCATCTGGTGTAGTCGGCCATGAATCTGGCACTGATCAGAGTCTAAATTCTCCATCTGCAAGTGAGCAGGGATCAGAAACAAGCAAGCTCCAACAGCTGGTCGAGAACATTGATAAATCTGGTTCCGACCCAAACGAGTGCTTGATATGTCACAGAATTCTCAGCTGCCCAAGCTCCCTTAAAATGCATTACCGCACCCACACTGGTGAGAGGCCATTCAAATGTAAAATCTGTGGCCGTGCCTTCTCAACCAAAAGCAACCTCAAAACACACTATGGTGTACATCGGGCAAATACGCCATCAAAAGCGCAGCATTCTTGCCCAATCTGCCAAAAGAAGTTTACCAATGCAGTGGTTCTGCAGCAACACATACGAATGCACATGGGTGGCCAGATTCCAAACACACCAGTTTCTGAAGATGCTTGTGAAGATGCTGACATTGATTCGTCTATGAATGATGAGAAGAATGGAGATCTGAATAGCCTTACTGATGACATTGATGATATTGATATGGAAGAAGATTCTGAGCTTGGAGATGGGCCTTTGGGTTCTAAGCCACCAACACCACAAAGTGAAGTCCAGGCAGGGTCCCCAGCACAGCTTTCGGAGCACGCATCTCAGGATAATGCCCTGCCACTATCACCTGCCTTAAATTTACAGAGGCAAAACAGTGTAAAATCCATAGACAATGGGTCATTGGAAAGTGATGGCCAGACCAATGACTCCTCTTCTGTCGGGGACCAAGAATATCAGAATGGCAAAAGTCCAACACAGTCCGAGTTGAGAGGATTCTCTCCAACAAACAGCCAAGATGACAGCCTTCCATCCAAGTCACCACCTTTGTTTAATGGCCACGATGTGCTAAGTGCGTCTAGTAAGGCGGAGAAGTCGGAGAATGGCTCCAATGACACAGAGGGTGATGGCGCCTTAGACCTAACAAATTGTAACCTGGTCCGGAAAATCAAGGAAGAACCAGGGCTGCACCATAATGGAGACTCTG GCAGGAGTTCACATGTGTACATTGGTCCACCCCCAACCCTTATTAAAGTGGAAATGCCAACAGATCGGGTTCTAGGCACGACACAGTTCATCACACCATCAACTCTGTCACCTGGGATTACTCCTCTTATTGCCCCACAACGCCGCTCTGCTAAGCAGCATATATGCCTTACATGTAATAAGAACTTTTCATCGGCAAGTGCGCTACAGATTCATGAGAGAACACATACTGGGGAAAAACCTTTTGCATGCACCATATGTGGTCGGGCTTTTACAACTAAGGGAAACCTAAAG GTGCATGTGGGGACACACATGTGGAATAACTCTGCTCGCAGAGGACGGAGACTTTCCATGGACAACCAAATGCCTGCCCTGGGAAATGATTCAAAGAAAGTGGCTGAAATTTTTCCAAAGTATCTTGTTCCTCCTGCAGTCGGCATAGATCCAGCTGTATGGAATCAATATGCTACAGTGCTTAGCAATGGCCTGGCCATGAAGACAAACGAAATCTCTGTGATCCAGAGTGGAGGCATTCCTTCACTACCGGTCAGTAATGGGGGTGCTCCGATCATCAGCATGGCCACGGTCTCAAACATTGATGTCTCTCAGTCTGGTGGAGGTCAGAGCATGTCTGAGATGGAGGAAAAGACTGTGgaaagtgcaccaaaacaccagTTCTCTCACTTTATGGAGGAAAACATAGCTGTAAACTAG
- the SALL4 gene encoding sal-like protein 4 isoform X2, whose amino-acid sequence MSRRKQAKPQQLNSEGQPGASSADAQDCPSDTDGERSVKRCRIEETHVCEKCCAEFFDQSEFLEHKKNCTKNPPVLIMNVGDGEGTPEVYPTATAESGDAEPAESKPLQEGLSKSSTVLAERMDGKVDSANKMTSQSAPKANGFGYLPKTTVSNTNVTLQTINTTKVAVNQHASDGICNPANSANTIPMILEQLVCLQQQQLQQIQLTEQIRIQIAMMTPNSLHPSIAAATDPLKALGAHLSQQLTAAVALIGQKAGTQNLTLETLKQSKLPHTTIPVAASGAVPIRLSNSLIKPEVTRGIPTSVSRFTNPVLPHSPGTVIFQNPLGVTDPAKKLKSKFPGVTMAEGKPNNEDQFFRHKCKFCGKVFGNDSALQIHLRSHTGERPYKCNICGNRFTTKGNLKVHFQRHREKYPHIRMNPYPVPEHLDNVPTTTGIPYGMSVPLDESNVIIDTKPGVTSLPSSGLTTSNVASLGDSSGASLPLNLQSKPSPGSEGESVSSGVVGHESGTDQSLNSPSASEQGSETSKLQQLVENIDKSGSDPNECLICHRILSCPSSLKMHYRTHTGERPFKCKICGRAFSTKSNLKTHYGVHRANTPSKAQHSCPICQKKFTNAVVLQQHIRMHMGGQIPNTPVSEDACEDADIDSSMNDEKNGDLNSLTDDIDDIDMEEDSELGDGPLGSKPPTPQSEVQAGSPAQLSEHASQDNALPLSPALNLQRQNSVKSIDNGSLESDGQTNDSSSVGDQEYQNGKSPTQSELRGFSPTNSQDDSLPSKSPPLFNGHDVLSASSKAEKSENGSNDTEGDGALDLTNCNLVRKIKEEPGLHHNGDSGACGDTHVE is encoded by the exons ctGACGCTCAAGACTGTCCAAGCGATACCGATGGAGAGAGAAGTGTGAAGCGTTGCAGGATAGAAGAGACGCATGTCTGTGAAAAATGCTGTGCCGAGTTCTTTGACCAGTCAGAGTTTTTAGAACATAAGAAGAACTGCACCAAAAATCCACCAGTCCTGATCATGAACGTGGGTGACGGTGAGGGGACACCAGAGGTCTACCCCACAGCGACAGCTGAAAGTGGTGATGCCGAGCCTGCCGAGAGTAAACCCCTACAAGAAGGACTCTCAAAGAGCTCCACCGTTTTAGCAGAGAGGATGGATGGAAAAGTGGACTCTGCAAATAAAATGACTTCTCAGTCTGCTCCTAAGGCTAATGGGTTTGGCTACCTGCCTAAAACAACTGTCTCCAACACTAATGTGACTCTGCAAACTATCAATACTACTAAAGTAGCTGTTAATCAACACGCGTCAGATGGCATCTGTAATCCAGCAAACAGCGCCAACACCATACCAATGATTCTGGAACAACTGGTATGCCTGCAGCAGCAGCAACTTCAGCAGATTCAGCTTACGGAGCAAATTCGCATTCAGATAGCTATGATGACTCCTAACTCCTTGCACCCTTCcatagctgcagccactgatcccCTCAAGGCATTAGGCGCCCATTTATCCCAGCAGCTTACGGCTGCTGTTGCCCTAATCGGACAGAAAGCTGGAACGCAAAACTTGACACTCGAGACTCTTAAACAATCCAAACTACCTCATACCACCATACCTGTGGCAGCATCGGGGGCTGTGCCAATTCGACTCTCAAACTCTCTTATAAAGCCGGAGGTCACAAGGGGAATTCCTACTTCTGTTTCCCGATTCACAAACCCTGTCCTACCTCATTCTCCTGGAACCGTCATCTTCCAGAATCCCCTTGGTGTGACTGATCCAGCAAAAAAACTGAAAAGCAAGTTTCCTGGTGTTACTATGGCCGAAGGGAAGCCCAATAATGAGGATCAGTTCTTTAGGCATAAATGTAAGTTCTGTGGCAAGGTTTTTGGCAATGACAGTGCGCTGCAGATACACCTGCGTTCCCACACTGGTGAGAGACCATACAAGTGCAACATTTGTGGCAACAGATTTACTACGAAAGGAAACTTGAAGGTTCATTTCCAGCGCCACAGAGAGAAGTATCCCCACATAAGAATGAACCCATATCCTGTTCCTGAGCATCTGGACAATGTCCCAACAACAACCGGGATCCCATATGGGATGTCTGTCCCGCTGGATGAATCTAATGTAATTATCGATACAAAACCTGGAGTGACAAGTCTTCCCAGTTCTGGGTTAACCACATCAAATGTGGCTAGTTTAGGCGACTCCTCAGGAGCCTCTCTTCCATTAAACCTGCAGTCCAAGCCATCGCCAGGCAGCGAAGGTGAATCTGTGTCATCTGGTGTAGTCGGCCATGAATCTGGCACTGATCAGAGTCTAAATTCTCCATCTGCAAGTGAGCAGGGATCAGAAACAAGCAAGCTCCAACAGCTGGTCGAGAACATTGATAAATCTGGTTCCGACCCAAACGAGTGCTTGATATGTCACAGAATTCTCAGCTGCCCAAGCTCCCTTAAAATGCATTACCGCACCCACACTGGTGAGAGGCCATTCAAATGTAAAATCTGTGGCCGTGCCTTCTCAACCAAAAGCAACCTCAAAACACACTATGGTGTACATCGGGCAAATACGCCATCAAAAGCGCAGCATTCTTGCCCAATCTGCCAAAAGAAGTTTACCAATGCAGTGGTTCTGCAGCAACACATACGAATGCACATGGGTGGCCAGATTCCAAACACACCAGTTTCTGAAGATGCTTGTGAAGATGCTGACATTGATTCGTCTATGAATGATGAGAAGAATGGAGATCTGAATAGCCTTACTGATGACATTGATGATATTGATATGGAAGAAGATTCTGAGCTTGGAGATGGGCCTTTGGGTTCTAAGCCACCAACACCACAAAGTGAAGTCCAGGCAGGGTCCCCAGCACAGCTTTCGGAGCACGCATCTCAGGATAATGCCCTGCCACTATCACCTGCCTTAAATTTACAGAGGCAAAACAGTGTAAAATCCATAGACAATGGGTCATTGGAAAGTGATGGCCAGACCAATGACTCCTCTTCTGTCGGGGACCAAGAATATCAGAATGGCAAAAGTCCAACACAGTCCGAGTTGAGAGGATTCTCTCCAACAAACAGCCAAGATGACAGCCTTCCATCCAAGTCACCACCTTTGTTTAATGGCCACGATGTGCTAAGTGCGTCTAGTAAGGCGGAGAAGTCGGAGAATGGCTCCAATGACACAGAGGGTGATGGCGCCTTAGACCTAACAAATTGTAACCTGGTCCGGAAAATCAAGGAAGAACCAGGGCTGCACCATAATGGAGACTCTG GTGCATGTGGGGACACACATGTGGAATAA